The sequence below is a genomic window from Pseudomonas cannabina.
TCGAATTTCAGCGATTCGGCCAGGGAATCTTCCAGGGCGTTATCGCTGACCAGCGTGACCTTGTGGCCCAGCTCTTCGGCGATCAACTGGGCAGTTTCCTGATCCAGTACCTGGTTGATGGTCACCGGGGTGCCCATCTTGAACATGAACTTGATGACTTCAGCAGCCTTGACCGACATCTGTGCCGACAACTCGCCGACAGTGATGGTCTCGCCAATGGCAACGTCACGAATCACAGGACCGGTAGGGCTCTGGAAGCCGTGTGCGTTACGCTTCTTCAGCTTGCCTTTGCCACGACCACCACGACGGAAGCTATCGCTTTCTTCGTCGGTAGTGCGAGGGGCAACGCGAGGGGCCGGAGCCTTCTCTTTGACCGAAGCGCGATGCGGAGCGTTTTTACGCTCGCCGTCACCGCCACGGGCATTGCGATCATCGGCACGAGGCTTGTCAGGGCGACGTTGTTCGTCACGCTTGCGAGCGTCGGCCGATGGCGCAGCGCTGGCAGGTGCCGGAGCAGCGGCGGCTTGTGCTTCACGCACAGGCTCGGCGGCAGCAACTGGCTGCGCAGGCGCCGAAGCATCCTGAGCGGCAGCCGGCTGGCTGGTTGCATCTGCTTCGGTACGACGCTTGGCTTCTTCTTCAGCCTTTTGACGAGCGGCATTTTCTACCGCACGGCGTTCGTCCATCTCGCGCTTGCGCTCGGCTTCGATTTCTTCCGGGCTACGCTGCACAAATACTTTCTTCTTGCGCACTTCAACGCTGATGCTTTTGCTGCCAGCAACGCGCAGGGTGCTGGTGGTCTTGCGCTGCAAGGTAATCTTGCGAGGCTCTTCCACCTTGGCCTTGTGACCACTTTTCAGGTGCGTCAACAGGGCTTGCTTTTCGTTATCGGTCACAACTTGCTCGGCGGCGGTGTGCGGCAGACCTGCCTCACGCATCTGCTGTAACAGGCGCTCTACCGGTGTGTCGACCACTTTGGCCAGTTCTTTCACCGTGACTTGCGTCATGCACTTCTCTCCTCAGGCCGCTCTTACTTACTCGAACCAATGGGCTCGGGCGGCCATGATCAACTTGCCGGCACGATCATCGTCAATGCCGTCGATGTCGAGCAGATCGTCTATAGACTGCTCGGCCAGGTCTTCGCGGGTAATTACGCCGCGCACCGCCAGTTCCATCGCCAAATCCTTGTCCATACCCTCAAGCGAGAGCAGGTCTTCGGCCGGATGGGCGTCTGCCAGCTTTTCCTCTGTAGCGATGGCTTTGGTCAACAAACGATCCTTGGCACGAGCGCGAAGCTCGTTGACGATATCTTCGTCAAAGCCGTCGATGTTGAGCATTTCTTCCAACGGTACGTAGGCAATCTCTTCCAGGCTGGTAAAGCCTTCATCAACCAGTACCTGTGCCAGTTCTTCATCGACTTCGAGCTCTTCGATGAAGTTGCGCAGGATGTCACCGGTTTCAGCTTGCTGCTTGGCCTGGATGTCCGATTCGGTCATTACGTTCAGGGTCCAGCCAGTCAACTGGCTTGCCAGACGAACGTTCTGACCGCCACGACCAATCGCCTGGGCCAGGTTGTCCGCGCCAACGGCGATATCCATTGCATGCGCATCTTCATCTACGATGATTGCCGCTACTTCTGCAGGGGACATTGCATTGATCACGAACTGCGCCGGGTTATCGTCCCAGAGCACGATATCCACACGCTCGCCACCCAGCTCGCCGGAAACAGCCTGAACGCGCGAACCGCGCATGCCGATACAGGCACCTTGCGGATCGATTCGTTTGTCCTTGGAGCGAACAGCGATTTTTGCACGTGAACCCGGGTCACGAGAGGCAGCCATCACCTCGATGAGACCTTCGGCAATTTCCGGCACTTCGATGCGGAAAAGCTCGATCAGCATCTCTGGCGCAGTACGCGACAGAATCAGCTGAGGGCCACGATTTTCAGTGCGAATTTCCTTGAGCAAAGCACGCATGCGGACACCAACACGGAAAGTTTCCCGGGAAATGATGTCTTCACGCGCCAGCAATGCCTCGGCATTGTTACCCAGGTCGACGATGACATTGTCACGCGTAACCTTTTTAACAGTACCAGAAATGATTTCACCCAGGCGCTCGCGGTAAGCGTCGACGACCTGTGCGCGCTCGGCTTCACGAACTTTCTGCACGATGACTTGCTTGGCAGTCTGTGCAGCGATACGACCAAATTCGATGGAGTCGATTTTTTCTTCGATCAGATCGCCAGCAACGGCACCCGGCTTTTTGGCCTGGGCCTGATCAACGGCCAGCTCGTAAGCCGGATCGTCCAGATCTTCGTCCTCGACAACTGTCCAGCGACGGAAAGTCTCGTAATTACCTGTTTGGCGGTTGATCTCTACACGGAGTTCAACTTCATCTTCAAAACGTTTTTTGGTGGCCGTGGCCAGAGCCAGTTCCAGCGCTTCAAAAATCACACTAGCCGGAACGCCCTTTTCATTGGACACCGACTCAACAACCAGCAGTACTTCTTTGCTCATCGTACGCCTCGCCTTTCGCAAGCCATTGGATCCGCGGGATCCGCAGTAACCGGCACGTCTCAGTCAAACGTGGGAATAATGTTGGCCTTGTCGATCAAGTCGATCGGCAACAGAAATTCATGGTCTTCAACCTGCACCACGACATCCTGCTCCTCCACCCCGCGGAGAAGGCCTTGAAAGTTGCGTCGGCCTTCAAAGGGCGAGCGCAGCTTTATTTTCACTTGTTCCCCGGCGTACGAAGCAAACTGCTCAATGGTGAACAGCGGGCGCTCCATGCCAGGAGAAGATACTTCAAGGGTGTACTCGGTGCTGATTGGATCTTCTACGTCCAACACACCGCTGATCTGGCGACTGACGATTGCGCAGTCGTCGACCAGAACACCACCTTCCTTGTCGATATAAATGCGCAGCACCGAATGCTTGCCCTGGGAACTGAAATCGATCCCCCAGCATTGATAGCCTAGGGCCACGACCACCGGGGCCAACAAGTCCTGCAACTGTTCTAGCTTGCTCGACACCTGAACCCCCTCGTGCATGCTTTAAAAATAAAAAAATGGGCAAAAGCCCATCCCTGAAAACGCCGCTGAACATCGACGTCATGTACTGTCCAGCTAACAAAAAGCCCCTTAAAAGGGGCTCCGCTAAAACTGGTTGCGGGGGCTGGATTTGAACCAACGACCTTCGGGTTATGAGCCCGACGAGCTACCAAACTGCTCCACCCCGCGACAAAGCTGGGGCGGAAGTATACGACCGATCCATTGCTGGGTCAATCCAACATCCACCTACAAGAAAGCCCGCTAATGCGGGCTTCCTTGTTAATTGGTACCGAGAAGGGGACTCGAACCCCTACACCCATTGGGCACAACCACCTCAAGGTTGCGTGTCTACCAATTCCACCACCTCGGCATTACAACTCTTTGGCGATCTCGCAAAAAACATCGCCGAATTCTTTTTTACTTTTGCCCTGAAGCTGGAGGTACGTCAGCAGGAACAACTGCTGGCTTTTGCGCTTCGAGCACCGGCACATCATCTGCCGCCGGTTTTTGCTTCACTTCCAATACCGCTGGATCTGGCAAACCTACTTGAGTCAGCTGTTGAGCTTTCTCTTTAGCAAAGTAACCTAACCCCAAGCTGGTTATGAAAAAACATGCGGCGAGTATAGCAGTAAACTTACTGAGAAAGGTAGAGGTTCCTTGACCTCCGAAGACAGTATTTGATGCACCTACTCCGAAAGACGCACCTGCGTCGGCACCTTTACCCTGCTGCAGCAATACCAGAGCAACAACGCCCAGCGCGCCCATCAGATGAAAAACAATTACGACTGTTTCCAGCATTTTCTCAGTTTCCCGCGGCGCGACAGATCGCACCGAACTCATCTGCATTCAGGGACGCTCCACCAATGAGCCCCCCATCGATATCCGGCATGCTGAATAGCTCGACCGCATTGGCCGCCTTCACGCTGCCGCCATAGAGAAGTCGCACGCCTTGTGCGACTTCGGCATTCTCTTTCGCCAGTTGCGCACGAATGGCTGCGTGCACTTCCTGCGCATCTTGAGGCGAAGCGGTCAGTCCGGTACCAATGGCCCAGACTGGCTCGTAGGCAATTACTGCATTGACCAGTGCGTCGATGCCGAACTCGGCGATCACGCTGTCAAGCTGACGCCCGACAACCTCAAGCGTTTGCCCTGCCTTGCGCTCCTCAAGCGTCTCGCCTACGCAAAGCACTGGCGTGAGACCGCTTGCCTGGATCGCTGCAAACTTCTTGTTGAGCACATCATCCTGCTCGCCGATCAACTGGCGGCGCTCGGAGTGCCCGACCAGAACCAGCTTGCAACCTGCATCGGCCAACTGACTGGATGCAACTTCACCGGTCAGTGCACCTTGTGCTGCCTGTATGGCTGCATCCTGCGCACCTGTGATGATCGACGTCCCCTGAAGGCCTTCGACCACCTGATTGATAAACAGACTCGCAGGCATCACGGCAACATCGACGTTGCCCGGCAACACTTGCTTGCCCAGCCCCTCGATCAGCTCAGCGACGCTGGCGCGGGTACCGTGCATTTTCCAGTTACCAGCTACCATTGGGCGGCGCATGCTACACCTCGTGGGTCAAAGTGGGCGCAGATGTTACCCAACACTTTCGACACTGGCAAGCCGAAATCAGGCGCAAACTTCAGCAACCAGTTTTGCGAGCTCGTCGGCATAGCCGCGGACCTGCGCTTCGTCTTCACCTTCGACCATCACGCGCACCAGCGGCTCGGTGCCGGACTTGCGCAGCAGGACCCTGCCACGACCCGCCATCTGCTCGGTGACACGTGCACAGGCGTCCTGCACCGCCGGGTGCGAAACCGGGTCGACACTCGAACCTTCGAAACGCACGTTGATCAGGATCTGCGGGCACTTGCGCAGCTTAAGACGCGCCTCGGCCAGGCTGATGCCACTGCGACGAAGGGCCAGTATGACCTGCAAAGAAGCGATGATCGCATCGCCTGTCGTGGCATGCTGGAAGCACACAATGTGCCCCGAGTTCTCGCCACCGATCTGCCAATTGCGCTCAAGCAGCTCGGCAATGACATACCGGTCACCGACATTCGCGCGCACGAACGGAATATTCTGTTCCGCGAGGGCAAGCTCAAGGCCGAGATTGCTCATCAGCGTCCCGACCACGCCACCCTGCAAGCGGCCACGCTCGTGCAGATCGCGAGCAATGATGTAGAGCAGCTCATCGCCATCCACGACGGTGCCGGTGTGGTCAACCATCAGTACGCGGTCGCCATCGCCATCGAAGCCGATGCCCATGTCAGCGTTTTGCGCGACCACCGCGGCCTGCAGCGCTTCCATGTGCGTGGAACCACAGTCCTTGTTAATGTTGAGCCCGTCAGGCTGCGCAGAAAGCACCACGACCTGGGCACCCAGCTCACGAAATACATTGGGCGCAACCTTGTAAGTGGCACCGTGCGCGCAGTCGATAACCACCTTGAGGCCGGCGAAGTCGGTGCTGGTCGGAACACTACTCTTGCAGAATTCGATGTATCGACCCGCCGCATCGTTGATGCGCGAGACTTTGCCGAGATTTTCGGACTCGGCCACGGTCATCGGGGCGTCGAGCAATTCCTCGATCATCATTTCAATCTCGTCCGGCAATTTGGTGCCTTGGCCCGAGAAGAACTTGATGCCGTTGTCGTAATGCGGGTTGTGCGACGCACTGATGACGATGCCCGCTTCGGCGTGGAAGGTGCGCGTCAGGTAAGCAATGGCGGGAGTCGGCATCGGTCCGAGCAACAGAACATCGGCACCGGCTGCAGACAGACCGGCCTCAAGTGCGGATTCAAACATGTAACCGGAAATACGCGTGTCCTTGCCAACGAGAATCCGGCACGCGCCCATCTTGCGAAACGCCATGCCCGCAGCCCAGCCCAGCTTGAGCATGAACTCGGGAGTGATCGGGAACTGCCCTACACGACCACGAATGCCGTCGGTTCCGAAATATTTTCTGGTACTCATGGATGCCCCACTCTTGTTATTCAGCTGCTTCGACAGCTGCGATCATGCGCACCACGTCAGCCGTTTCGGCGACATCGTGCACACGTAGAATTTTTGCCCCTTTGGTCATCGCCAATGCAGCGAGCGCCAGGCCGCCAAAGAGGCGCTGGTCGACCGGACGGTTCAACACCGCGCCGATCATGCTCTTGCGCGACACCCCCACCAGAAGTGGCTGACCCAGCGCATGCAGCACGTCCAGGTGGCGGAACAGGCTCAGATTGTGCGCCAGAGTCTTGGCGAAACCAAAACCCGGATCGAGGATTATCTGGTGACGGGCAATGCCGGCAGCCACACATTGCTGCATGCGCTCAAGCAGGAAGGCACTGACCTCCCCCACCAGATCCTGATAATGCGGATCATCCTGCATGGTGCCTGGCTCACCCAGCATATGCATGAGGCAAACCGGCAGGCCAGTGCTTGCAGCTGCCTCAAGCGCACCAAGGCGCTGCAGTGAGCGCACGTCGTTGATGATTCCCGCGCCGAGCGCAGCCGTCTCCAGCATGACCTCAGGCGTGGACGTATCAACCGAGATGATAACGTTGAGCTCACGCGCAATGATCTCGACGATCGGTGCGACTCGCTCGACCTCTTCCAGAGCAGAGACCGGACGCGCGCCTGGACGCGTGGACTCGCCACCGACATCGATCAGCGTCGCACCCGCCCGCACCATAGACTCGGCATGCCGCAACGCCTCATCGAGCTGACTGTAGCGACCACCGTCCGAAAATGAGTCAGGGGTTGCATTGAGAATACCCATGACGTGCGTATGGGCCAAATCAAGAACCCGGTTGCCGCAAGGCAACCGGGTCGGGTACAGCGCAGAAGTCATGTCAGACCTTAATGCTCAGCGGCAGGACCGCCGATTGGCGTTTCCGGACGAGGGTCAGGCGTGATCGGCGTACCGTTGGTACCCGAACCACCGCCCCAGTCGCGCGGCTCACGTGGCGGACGTCCCGTCATGATGTCGTCGATCTGATCGGCATCGATGGTCTCGTACTTCATCAGTGCATCGGCCATCGCTTCAAGCTTGTCACGGTTGTCCGTCAGCAGTTGCTTGGCGGTACCGTAGCAGTGATCGATGATGCTACGCACTTCAGAGTCGATAAGCTTGGCGGTATCACCAGAAACACTGGAGTTCTGACTGCCGCCGCGACCCAGATAGCCCGCATCTTCGTCTTCGGAGTACATCAACGGGCCAAGCTTTTCAGACAAGCCCCATTTGGTCACCATGTTCCGGGCGATCTGACTGGCACGCATGATGTCGTTGGACGCACCTGTCGTGACACAATCAAAGCCCAGCGTCATTTCTTCAGCGATACGACCGCCGTACAGCGAGCAGATCTGGCTGATCAGCGCCCGCTTGGACAGGCTGTAACGATCTTCTTCCGGCAGGAACATGGTCACACCCAAGGCACGGCCACGAGGAATGATCGACACCTTGTAGACCGGATCGTGCTCAGGCACCAAGCGACCGACGATGGCGTGACCCGCCTCGTGGTAAGCCGTGTTGCGTTTTTCTTTGTCGGACATGACCATCGATTTGCGCTCGGCACCCATCATGATCTTGTCTTTGGCCAGTTCGAATTCTTTCATCTCGACAACACGCTTGCCGGAGCGAGCAGCGAACAGCGACGCTTCGTTGACCAGATTGGCCAGATCAGCACCGGAGAAACCCGGCGTACCGCGAGCAATAACGCCTGGATTGACGTCTTCGCCCATTGGCACTTTGCGCATGTGAACCTTGAGAATCTGCTCACGACCACGGATGTCCGGCAGACCTACTACCACCTGACGGTCGAAACGACCCGGGCGCAGCAACGCAGGGTCCAGAACGTCCGGACGGTTGGTCGCAGCGATGACGATGATGCCGTCATTCATTTCGAAGCCATCCATCTCAACCAGCAACTGGTTGAGAGTCTGCTCACGCTCATCGTGACCACCGCCCATGCCAGCGCCGCGATGGCGACCGACCGCATCGATTTCGTCGATGAAGATGATGCACGGCGCGTGCTTTTTGGCCTGTTCGAACATGTCACGGACGCGGCTCGCACCGACACCCACGAACATCTCGACGAAATCGGAACCGGAGATGGTGAAGAACGGCACTTTCGCTTCGCCGGCAATGGCTTTGGCAATCAGCGTCTTGCCCGTACCCGGTGGGCCGACCATCAACACGCCGCGAGGAATCCGGCCACCCAGGCGCTGGAACTTGCCCGGATCGCGCAGGAACTCGACCAGTTCGCCCACTTCTTCCTTGGCCTCGTCACACCCGGCAACGTCTGCCAGGGTCGTCTTGACCTGATCTTCGGACAGCAGACGCGCCTTGCTCTTGCCAAAGCTCATCGGGCCGCCTTTGCCGCCCGCCCCGCCCTGCATTTGACGCATGAAGAACATGAAGACAGCGATGATCACCAGAATCGGGAAGCTGGCCACCAGCAACTGGGTCCAGATGCTCTGCTGCTCAGGCTGCTTGCCTTCGATCACGACGTTGTTGCTGACCAGATCGCCGATCAGACCGTTGTCCGGGATGTTCGGGCGGATGGTCTTGAAGGTGTCGCCGTCGCTGCGCTTGCCCGTGATGACATAGCCGTCAACAGAAACCTTCTCGACCTTGCCATCCTTCACTTGCTGGATGAACTCGGAATAGTTGAGGTTCTGCGGCTCGTTCGGGCTGGAGAAGTTGTTCATCACCGTCACCAGGACAGCCGCGATGATCAACCACAGGATCAAATTCTTTGCCATATCGTTCAATTAGCTACCCTCTGAAGCAAGCTCCACGCAGCAAGCGTGCCTCGCATGATATTCACCGGCCTAACTTACTACAGAACCTACAGATGCGGCAGACACCGTCTGTAACCCTTTGTGAAACTTTGACACCATAATGTTCGTTCATGCTGCATCGGCAACGCTATTTGAAAAAAGCTATCGCGCCTTATCAAAAACGCTCGATGCTGGCCGCACCATCGATTCCGCGAAAGCCACGCGCCAGCAGGTATTGCTCACGCGAACGGTCGCGCGACGACGAAGGCTTGCGCATCTGCACCTTGTCGAACAGCTTGCGAATATCCTTGTGGTAGACATCGAAGCCTTCACCCTGGAAGACCTTGATCAGAAAATCGCCACCGGGACGCAGTACCCGACCGGCAAGATCGAGCGCCAATTCACAGAGAAACATTGCACGCGGCATGTCTACAGCGCTCAATCCACTCATATTGGGGGCCATATCGGAAATCACAAGGTCTACCTGCGTATTACCGACCGCTTCCAGGATCTGCTCCAGAATGGCATCTTCGGTGAAATCGCCTTGAATAAAGGTTACGTCAGGGATGCTGTCCATCTCGAGGATGTCAGAAGCAATCAAACGCCCTTGCCCGCCAATCAGACGACTGGTCACCTGCGACCAGCCGCCTGGCGCGGCGCCAAGGTCGATCACGGTCATGCCCGGACGGATAATCTTGTCCTTCTCCTGAATCTCGAGAAGCTTGTAGCTGGCACGTGAACGGTAGCCGTCCTTCTGTGCCATTTTGACGTACTTGTCGTCGAAGTGTTCTTTGAGCCAGTTATGGCTTGTCTTGGAACGGGCCACAGGGCACCTCAAAAATAAACGAGTCGTGATTAACTGGGCGGTCCCGGACTCGCTCGGGTAAACTGGCCGCCGCTTTTTAAAAGATCAGACGCAGAGGTCAGATTATGCCGCTCACTCCAGAGCAGAAGAAACAGTACAAGTCCATTGGCCACCATCTGAAACCGGTATTGATCGTGGCGGACAATGGTTTGACTGAAGGTGTGCTTGCAGAACTTGAACGCGCATTGAGCGATCACGAGCTGATCAAGATCAAACTCAACATCCTCGACCGCGAAAGCCGTCTGGGTGCCGTTGCAGAATTGTGCAAGGCTGGCTCAGCCGACCTTGTACAGGTCATCGGCAAAATGGCGTTGATCTATCGCAAGAACCCAAAGGTAAACAAGCAACTGTCCAACGTCCACCGCGCACACGGATAAAATACACGCCAGGGCCGCTTCGTGCGTGCCCTGACGCGTTTTACCGCTGAAAGCGCCCGCCGAAGCGGGCACTCGCATCAGATATGACGCACTTCGATGATTTCGTATTCGATGACGCCACTCGGCGTTTTCACCACAACGACGTCACCTTCTTCCTTGGCAATCAAGGCGCGAGCAATGGGCGAGCCCACTGAAATCTTGCCCTTCTTGATATCCGCCTCGTCCTCCCCCACGATCTGATAGGTCACGCGCTCATCGGTTTCGACGTTGGCGATCTCGACCGTTGTACCGAAAATCACCTTTCCGGTCGGCTCGATGGTGGTGACATCGATCACCACGGCGTTCTGCATACGGCCTTCGATATCACGAATACGCGCTTCGACCATGCCCTGCTGCTCGCGGGCAGCATGGTATTCGGCGTTTTCCTTGAGGTCGCCCAGCTCGCGCGCGGTACCGATGTCCTGGCTCAACTTGGGACGCACGACCTTGGTCAGGTGTGCCAGTTCTTCTTCCAGGGCACGAGCGCCCTGGACTGTCATAGGGTATTTGATCATGCCTTTAATCCTGCATGGAGATCCTGCAAGCGACGCACGGTCTTCTCTGGACCGAACTTGAGCGCTTCACAAATCGCTTCGCCTGCTGCGATGGTAGTGGTGCAGTAAATCTTGTGCTGCAAGGCATTGCGACGGATGGAGTAAGAGTCCGCGATCGACTGGCGACCTTCGGTGGTGTTGATGATCAGGGTGACTTCATCATTCTTGATCATGTCGACCACATGCGGACGACCTTCGGTTACCTTGTTGACGCGACGCACCTTCAGGCCGGCCGCCTCGATCAGCTTGGCTGTGCCTGCTGTCGCAACAATCTGGAAGCCCAGGTCGATCAGGTCGCGAGCAACGCCCGCCACCAGCGGCTTGTCATCGTCACGTACGCTGATGAACGCAGTACCGCCGGTCGGCAGCACTTCGCTGGCACCCATCTGGGCTTTGGCGAACGCCTCACCGAAGGTATCGCCCACGCCCATCACTTCGCCGGTCGACTTCATTTCCGGGCCAAGGATCGGGTCAACGCCAGGGAATTTGGCGAACGGGAACACCGCTTCTTTCACGCTGTAGAAATTCGGGATGATTTCCTTGGTGAAGTTCAGCTCTTTCAGGGTTTTGCCGGCCATCACGCGCGCAGCGATCATGGCCAGGGAAACACCGATGCACTTGGACACGAACGGTACGGTACGCGAGGCACGCGGGTTCACTTCGATGACGTAGATATCTTCGCCCTGAAGTGCCAACTGTACGTTCATGAGGCCGACGACACCCAGCTCCAAGGCCATTTTCTTGACCTGTTCGCGCATCTCGTCCTGGATATGCGCCGGCAGCGAGTACGGCGGCAGCGAGCACGCGGAGTCACCGGAGTGAACGCCCGCCTGTTCGATGTGCTGCATGATCGCGCCGATCACCACGTCAGTACCGTCGCAGACCGCATCGACGTCCATTTCGATGGCGCAGTTGAGGAAATGATCCAGCAGCACCGGGCTGTCGTTGGAGACCTGAACCGCTTCACGCAGGTAACGCTTGAGTTCGTCTTCCTGATAGACGATCTCCATCGCACGACCGCCCAACACGTAGGACGGGCGCACCACCAGCGGATAACCGATCTTCGCAGCCGCACGAATCGCTTCGTCTTCGCTGCGCACGGTGGCGTTGGGCGGCTGACGCAGGTTCAGACGCTCGACCATGTGCTGGAAGCGCTCGCGGTCTTCTGCACGGTCAATGGCATCAGGGCTAGTGCCGATAATCGGCACACCGGCGGCTTCAAGGGCACGCGCCAGCTTCAATGGCGTCTGGCCACCGTACTGGACGATCACGCCTTTCGGTTTCTCGACGCGCACGATTTCCAGCACGTCTTCCAGCGTTACAGGCTCGAAGTACAGACGGTCAGAGGTGTCGTAGTCGGTGGAAACGGTTTCCGGGTTGCAGTTGACCATGATGGTCTCGTAACCGTCTTCACGCAGCGCCAGTGCAGCGTGTACGCAGCAGTAGTCGAACTCGATACCCTGGCCGATACGGTTCGGGCCGCCGCCGAGGATCATGATCTTGTCGCGCGTCGAAGGGTTGGCTTCGCACTCTTCCTCGTAGGTCGAATACAGGTACGCGGTGTCGGTTGCGAATTCGGCGGCGCACGTGTCGACGCGCTTGTAGACCGGGAACACTTCCAGCTTGTGACGGTGCGTGCGCAGGTTTTTCTCGGTCACGCCCAGCAGCTTGGCCAGACGCGCATCGGAGAAGCCCTTGCGCTTGAGACGGAACATCAGGTCGCGATCGATCGCCGACAGCCCCAGGGTCTTGACCTTCTCTTCGTCCTTGACCAGATCTTCGATCTGCACCAGGAACCAAGGGTCGATCATGTTCATCGCGAAAATGTCTTCAACCGA
It includes:
- the carB gene encoding carbamoyl-phosphate synthase large subunit, whose amino-acid sequence is MPKRTDIKSILILGAGPIVIGQACEFDYSGAQACKALREEGYRVILVNSNPATIMTDPAMADATYIEPIKWQTVAKIIEKERPDALLPTMGGQTALNCALDLEREGVLEKFGVEMIGANADTIDKAEDRSRFDKAMKSIGLACPRSGIAHSMEEANAVLEKLGFPCIIRPSFTMGGTGGGIAYNREEFEEICARGLDLSPTKELLIDESLIGWKEYEMEVVRDKKDNCIIVCSIENFDPMGVHTGDSITVAPAQTLTDKEYQILRNASLAVLREIGVETGGSNVQFGICPDTGRMVVIEMNPRVSRSSALASKATGFPIARVAAKLAVGYTLDELSNEITGGKTPASFEPSIDYVVTKLPRFAFEKFSKADARLTTQMKSVGEVMAIGRTFQESLQKALRGLEVGVCGLDPKLDLSHPDSMSTLKRELTVPGAERIWYVADAFRAGMSVEDIFAMNMIDPWFLVQIEDLVKDEEKVKTLGLSAIDRDLMFRLKRKGFSDARLAKLLGVTEKNLRTHRHKLEVFPVYKRVDTCAAEFATDTAYLYSTYEEECEANPSTRDKIMILGGGPNRIGQGIEFDYCCVHAALALREDGYETIMVNCNPETVSTDYDTSDRLYFEPVTLEDVLEIVRVEKPKGVIVQYGGQTPLKLARALEAAGVPIIGTSPDAIDRAEDRERFQHMVERLNLRQPPNATVRSEDEAIRAAAKIGYPLVVRPSYVLGGRAMEIVYQEDELKRYLREAVQVSNDSPVLLDHFLNCAIEMDVDAVCDGTDVVIGAIMQHIEQAGVHSGDSACSLPPYSLPAHIQDEMREQVKKMALELGVVGLMNVQLALQGEDIYVIEVNPRASRTVPFVSKCIGVSLAMIAARVMAGKTLKELNFTKEIIPNFYSVKEAVFPFAKFPGVDPILGPEMKSTGEVMGVGDTFGEAFAKAQMGASEVLPTGGTAFISVRDDDKPLVAGVARDLIDLGFQIVATAGTAKLIEAAGLKVRRVNKVTEGRPHVVDMIKNDEVTLIINTTEGRQSIADSYSIRRNALQHKIYCTTTIAAGEAICEALKFGPEKTVRRLQDLHAGLKA